CGGGTAAAACACCAGGCCCTTGACGTTCATGCTGACCATCAGACCGTAGGTCTTGCCGTCGACCTTGGCGACGTCCAGCGTGCCCGCCGTCATGCTCTTCTGTAGCGCCGGGAGATCGAGGACGTCGTCCAGCGGGGTGACCTTGCCCTTGGATGCGAGGTCCTTGATGATGCCCGGCTGCGGCATGAGTGCGATGTCGGGTGCGTCGCCTGCCTGCACCTTCTGCACGAGCAGCTGGTTGATGTTGTCGACCTTGCGCCACTGGACGGTGATTCCCTCGGCCTTGGCCTGGGGGGCGAGCTTGGACTTGAGGCCGTCGATGATCGGCTGGTCCATGCCCGTCCAGATCGTGACGGTCTTCGTGCCGCCACCCGCGCTGCTGTCGGAGCCGGATGAGCAGCCGGTGGCGAGCAGCGTGAGGGCGCTGACGGCGCTCACCCCGAGAACCAGCTTCCGTGTGGGCATGTGTTCCTCCTTGGTCGGTGAGCCGGCGACGCAGGGGCCGACGTCTCGCACCTGAGGTGATCTCGCTGCTGGGGCGGGGGGCTTGCGCCGGGTCACCGCAGCGGTTACTAATTCGGGTTAGTTGCCGAAAGCTAGCCCTCACCTGTTTGTCGCGTCAATAAGCTGTTACGAGGGAGTTATCCGTGGATGTACGGGTGCGGCGGACCCGGCCCGGCTCAGCCCCTGGCGGGCCGCGCCGGGGCCGCAGTGGAGCCGCGTATCACGAGCGGGCAGTGCAGCAAGGTCCGTCCGGTCTGCACGGCGGGCCCGCCGGCGGCGAGTTGTTCGGCGGCCAGGCGGCCCATTGCCTCGTACGGCAGCCGTACGGTGCTCAGTGCCGGGTGTATCTCCGCGGCGAGCTGGAACTGGTCGTCGTAGCCCATCACCGACACGTCCTCGGGCACGCGGAGTCCCGCCTCCAGCAGGGCCAGGAGCACGCCGACGGCCATCCGGTCGTTGCCGCACATGATCGCCGTGGGCCTGGCGTCGCGCCGCAGCAGCCTGCGGGCCAGCTCGTAACCGGAGTCGGCATGGTAGTTGCCGGACAGCACGGTGTGATCCCGCGGATCGAGTCCGGCGCCGCGCAGTGCCTCGCGGAAGCCCCGCAGGCGGGCCTTGGTGGCCCAGGCGCTGGCCGTGCCGGTGAGGTAGGCGATGTCCCGGTGGCCGAGATCGAGCAGCGCCTGGGCGGCCTCCCGGCCGCCGCGCACCTCGTCGGGAAGGATCGACGGGGTGGAGTCGTCCGGGACGAAGCAGTTCACGAGGATCGTCGGGACCCGCCCGGCGCTCTCCGGGATCACCACCGACCTGGTGCCGGCCGCGGCGAAGATCAGGGCGTCGGTCTGCCGGTCGAGCAGTTCGCCGACCAGCTGAGCTGCCTGGCGGTTCGAACCGCCGGTGTTGACCAGGAGCAGCAGATTGCCCTGGCGTACCGACGCCTCGTGGGCCCCCTTGATCGCGGAGGCCGCGAACACGCCGAAGTCGGCGTCGTGGCTGACGAAGCCGATGGTGGCGCTGCGCCCCTGGCGAAGCCCCTGCGCGGCCCGGTTGGGGCGGTAGCCGAGTTCGGCGACCGCTTGCAGGACCCGCTGCCGGGTCTCGTCACTGATCGTCTGGCCGGCCGTCTTGTTGAGCACGAAGGAGACGGTCGCGGGGGAGAC
This Streptomyces sp. NBC_00377 DNA region includes the following protein-coding sequences:
- a CDS encoding LacI family DNA-binding transcriptional regulator, translated to MSTHEDHRPRAGRPRRTDVARLAGVSPATVSFVLNKTAGQTISDETRQRVLQAVAELGYRPNRAAQGLRQGRSATIGFVSHDADFGVFAASAIKGAHEASVRQGNLLLLVNTGGSNRQAAQLVGELLDRQTDALIFAAAGTRSVVIPESAGRVPTILVNCFVPDDSTPSILPDEVRGGREAAQALLDLGHRDIAYLTGTASAWATKARLRGFREALRGAGLDPRDHTVLSGNYHADSGYELARRLLRRDARPTAIMCGNDRMAVGVLLALLEAGLRVPEDVSVMGYDDQFQLAAEIHPALSTVRLPYEAMGRLAAEQLAAGGPAVQTGRTLLHCPLVIRGSTAAPARPARG